The following is a genomic window from Gammaproteobacteria bacterium.
CAGATCTTGCGTGGCTCTGGTGAAGTCGGCTTGCGCTTGCCGTACCGCACTTGATGTTCGACCACCTGAAAAAATCGGCACATTCACTTGTAGCATAATGCGGCGATCATTACCGCCGTTGCTAAAAGCATTGCCATTGTTGCTACCGTCTGTGTCATTATTCGAATAGGAAGCTATCAAATCCACTGTTGGCAAATGCCCCGCTTCACTTTGCTTGATGCGCGCACGGGCAATTTCAACAGCAAGGCGCTGCGAAAGCAGAAGGATATTGTTTTCTTCGGCCATGCGCACCCAAGCTTCAATATCAGCTGGCTTCGGACTTTCCAACGGCAGTTTGTCTTTTAATGGCACGAGCGTCTCAGGGTATTTGCCAATGATCTGGCGAATGCCTTCACGGGCATTGTCCAAGGTATTTTGTGCCAGGATTTCGTTCGCAACAGCCTGATCAAACCGGGCTTGCGCCTCATTCACATCGGTCACGGCACTCAGACCAACTTTAAAGCGCTGGCGGGTTTGTTCGAGCTGTTTGGCAAAAGAGGCTTTTTCTGCCTGTGCGAACTCGAGATTGTCTTGCGCTGCCAGAAGCTCAAAATAGGCTTCAGCCAATCGCACCGCAAGCGCTTGACGCTCGGCCTTGACAGATAAGCGCGCCTGTTCCACTTGCTTTTCCGCAATGGACAAACCGAGCCAGCTATCATGGTGGTAGATTTGCTGACTCAACGACAGACTCCAATTGGTACTGTCGCTTGTCGTCGTACTGGGATTGGTCGGAAAAGGGGTACCGCCAAAGACAAGCGTGCCTGGCTCTGACTCAGAACGTATGTCGGATTGGCTCCAAGACGCGTTAATTTGAGGCAGAAGTGAGGCGCGCGCCTGCGCCACCGCCTCTTCTCCGGCGGCGCCATTCGCTACCGCGGCGCGGTACTGAGGATCTGTATTCAGCGCATTTTGGTATAACTGCCACAAGTCTGCACTCCAAGCTGCCGGCGTGGTCAAAAGCGCACCACACAGCGTTGCCACTGCGCTTAGTCTTCTCATTGTAGACTTCCTCAATTTTATATTAGTTTTTTCTAATATAGAATAACCTATTCCCGTGCGCAAGCCTCGACGCTCGGTCAGAAGGTGAAACGCGCTGGCTCCGGTGCATTCACAAGCAATGGCACAACGGTCTCAAACAATCCATGATCCGTAAATTGCTCACCATCACATCGTTCGACCAACCGCACCTGCATGGCAGGCGGTTGACCAATAATGCAAATCAGCCGCCCACCCTCCTTCAGGGCATGCTTATAGCTGGTCGGCACCGCCAACAAACCACCCGTAATGACAATCGCGTCATAACGCTCGTTTTGTGACCAACCCGAGGCCGCGTCACCAACGCACAAAGAGACGTTGCCAATCCCCAGTTCGTTTAAACGTGTTTTTGCCTCGTGCACAAAGTCTTCAAAAATATCGACAGACGTCACATGCTCCGCCAAGGATGCTAAGATGGCCGTCAAATAACCCGTTCCTGTCCCAATTTCGAGCACCCGGTCTGTAGGCTTCAATCGCAAAGCTTGAGCAATGCGCCCTTGCTCCTTTGGCGTCAGCATAATTTGCTCATGCCCGATGGGAAGCGTTGTGTCCGAATAAGCCAACGCTTGCAAGTGATCGGGGACGAATTTTTCCCGTGGCAGTTGTCCCATGACCGAGAGCACTCGATCATCCACAACTTTCCACGGCCGGACTTGCTGCTGTGTCATCAAAAAACGGGCTCGTTCAAAATCCATAGCGCCACCTCAATTGTTCAAAGACGAGCGGATTTCCGCCGGTTTTAGACCTAGTGATGACCGAGGCCATCGGAACGATGGCGCAAAGTTTATCAAAATGTTGGATTTTCTGCTTGATTTTCGTCACCTTAAGTTATTCCCGACTGTGACTGGAATGACCGCAATGGAAACATCAAAACAATATGAAATTTTGGCAAAACATGTACTGGGTCGCGGTTTTTTTCGGCTGACGCGCTATCGTATTCGATATGTCAAACAAGACGGTCGCTGGACACCACCGCATGATCGAGAAATTTTTGAACGTGGGGATTCCGCTTGTGTGCTCCTTTGGGACCCACAACGGGATGTCGTAGTGCTGGTGGAACAATTTCGACTCGCAGCACGTGGGCACGCGCAGGGGCCGTGGATACTTGAACTGGTGGCAGGGATGATCGAATCAGGGGAAAGTCCAGATACGGTGGTCAAACGCGAAGCACACGAAGAAGCGGGCGCTATACTCGATAATGTCATACCGATCGGACAATATTATCCTAGCCCTGGAGGGTGTGACGAAAGGGTGTGGCTCTTCCTTGCACTTGTCAACAGCGATGACATTGATGGCGTGTTCGGTATACCGGAGGAGGAAGAGGAAACGCGTGTGGTCAAGCTCAGTTTTGACGAAGCATGGCATGAAATGTGGTCAGGTCGAGCCAATAATGCACCGGTGCTCATCGCGATGCAATGGCTCGCCATT
Proteins encoded in this region:
- a CDS encoding protein-L-isoaspartate O-methyltransferase, with translation MDFERARFLMTQQQVRPWKVVDDRVLSVMGQLPREKFVPDHLQALAYSDTTLPIGHEQIMLTPKEQGRIAQALRLKPTDRVLEIGTGTGYLTAILASLAEHVTSVDIFEDFVHEAKTRLNELGIGNVSLCVGDAASGWSQNERYDAIVITGGLLAVPTSYKHALKEGGRLICIIGQPPAMQVRLVERCDGEQFTDHGLFETVVPLLVNAPEPARFTF
- a CDS encoding type I secretion protein TolC, encoding MATLCGALLTTPAAWSADLWQLYQNALNTDPQYRAAVANGAAGEEAVAQARASLLPQINASWSQSDIRSESEPGTLVFGGTPFPTNPSTTTSDSTNWSLSLSQQIYHHDSWLGLSIAEKQVEQARLSVKAERQALAVRLAEAYFELLAAQDNLEFAQAEKASFAKQLEQTRQRFKVGLSAVTDVNEAQARFDQAVANEILAQNTLDNAREGIRQIIGKYPETLVPLKDKLPLESPKPADIEAWVRMAEENNILLLSQRLAVEIARARIKQSEAGHLPTVDLIASYSNNDTDGSNNGNAFSNGGNDRRIMLQVNVPIFSGGRTSSAVRQAQADFTRATQDLEKTRREVVRNTRSAYLGVMASVASIQALKQSLISSQSALDATQAGFEVGTRTMVDVLQATTALFNAKRNLA
- a CDS encoding NUDIX domain-containing protein, coding for MTESTRSSTTFHGRTCCCVIKKRARSKSIAPPQLFKDERISAGFRPSDDRGHRNDGAKFIKMLDFLLDFRHLKLFPTVTGMTAMETSKQYEILAKHVLGRGFFRLTRYRIRYVKQDGRWTPPHDREIFERGDSACVLLWDPQRDVVVLVEQFRLAARGHAQGPWILELVAGMIESGESPDTVVKREAHEEAGAILDNVIPIGQYYPSPGGCDERVWLFLALVNSDDIDGVFGIPEEEEETRVVKLSFDEAWHEMWSGRANNAPVLIAMQWLAIHKEKYCQRFDSKASRG